The genomic window AACTAGATTTCCCACTCCCATTTGATCCAATAATGGCAATTTTTTTCCCTCGGTCAAAAGCAAAATCAACTTGATCAAGTAAGATTTTTTCTTCGTACCGGAGGGTCACGGATTCTCCTGCCACCGGAAATTTATTGTGTAGGACGGTCGTTTTAGATTGTGGAAAATCAATCGGACGGTCTTTCTGTACGCTTGCTACTTCCGTTAATTTTTCTAAACGTTTCTCGATTGATTTAGCCGCTCTCATTACACTTTTTTGGCTGCTCTCTTTTTGCTTGGTCCCTGACAAACGATCAGGTTTACGACTATTTTTATTACTCCTGCTTTTTTGATTAGCCGATTGCGCTAATTTTTTCGCTTGCTGCTCTTTTTTGATGATGCTGTTTTCTAACTTTTTTCGTTCTCTTAAATAGTCGTCATGCGCGTTTTCTTGCGCAATTGCTTCTTGCTCTTTTTGCTTGAGATAATCATCATAGTTGCCTTGATATTCTTTTATCGTCTGCTCCGATACTTCCCATATTTTGTCAGCCAACTCATTTAAAAATAAGCGGTCATGGCTCACGAAGATTAAGGTTCCATAATAATAACGGAGTTCCTCAATCAGCATTTGCACACTTCGTTGATCTAAATGAGTTGTCGGTTCATCTAGTAAAATACCTGGTGTATACGTAGATAATACTTGTGCCAAACGATATTTTGTTTCTTCTCCGCCACTAAAATGAGCAGTTTGATCGGGCACTTGGAAACGACTAAGCAATTCAAAATCGATTTCTGCGATTGGATTTTGCTCCAACGCTTCAATCTGCGCAAAATAGTGGAAATCCACCCTTCGATCCACTCTTCCTTTTTCAGCATCGATTTCTCCAGCTAACAGTTTAAGTAACGTGGATTTGCCACTGCCATTATCCCCAACGATACCGATCCGCGCATTTTCATAAATTGCTTGTTTTTTGATTGCTAAAATTTCTTTTCCATCATAACTAATCTCAATATCTTTTAATTTTACTGCTAATGCTTCCATTGTTTGCACTCCTTTTGTGCAAATGAACAGCTTTCTGACGGAAACACAAAAAAGAAGCAGCCTGTGAAAGACTACTTCTTCAAGAAATTTGTCCATACTAAAATAAGCATAGAAAAACAGCAAGGTTCCCGTGAATTGTCATTTACAAGTTGTTTTTAAACGATTCAATTAATTGTTTAAAAATACTTGATCCAAATAAAACAACCACATGTCACATCGCTCCTTTTCTCTAATATACTTTCAGTTTATCATGATTGAAACCGTTTGACAAACGATTTCAGGGCTGATGAAGTGTGTTAAGCAACAAGATCCTTAACTCCTCAATTGTTCAAATTTAAGGATTACGAGATGACCAACAAGGATTTGATCGCTTTTCGTTCATCCATCGCTTCATAAGCAGCTTGGATTTGATCTAACTCGAATTGTTGCGTAAAGACTTTTCCTGGTTCGATTTCATTTGATAAGACTGCTTCTAATAGTGAAGCTCGGTCGTGGGTCGTTACCGCAGCGATCCCTCCACGTAAGCCAATATTTCGATAGAACAAAGCATTCGTATCCAATTCATCTACATGAGGAACACCTACACGTCCAACTACCGCACCAGGGCGTCCGACTTTTACTGCCGTTTCAACCGCTTGTTGCGTGCCAACGCATTCTAACACTGCATCTGCGCCAGCCCCTGTCATTTTCATGACTTCAGCGATTGCTTCTTCCCCGCGAGCCGCAATGATATCTGTTGCCCCAAATGTCAAAGCTAGCTTTTGGCGGTCTTCGTGTCGACTCATCGCAATGATTCTTGATGCGCCTAACAATTTTGCGCCAATCACGCCACATAAACCTACAGCACCATCGCCGATCACAACGACCGTATCCCCTTCTTTCACCTCAGCACTCACTGCTGCATGATAGCCAGTCGCCATGACATCCGCCAACGTAACAAACGAATTTAACATGTCTTCAGAATAATCTTCTGGTTTTCCTGGGATCTTCACCAATCCCCAGTTCGCATTACGATAACGAATATATTCTGCCTGATAACCTGTTGAACCCGAAGTATCTGATAAACAGTCGCCATCAAACCCAGCTAAACAAGCCTCGCATTCCCCACAGCCATGAGTAAATGGCACAATGACAAAATCTCCTGGCTGAACATTTGTTACATCTTTCGCTACCTCTTCCACAACACCGATCGCTTCATGACCTGCTGAAGAACCTGCTTCTTTTTTAGAGATTCCCCGATACCACCATAGATCAGAACCACAGACACTCGCTCGTACCACACGAATGATGGCTTCGTTTTCTCGTTGCAACTCTGGCTTTGGAATTTCTTTAATGGCCATTTTCCCTGGCTCTAAAAATACTGTTGCTTTCATAGCTTCCACTCCTTCGATTGATTGCTTCTAGTATAGCCCCTTGAGTCAACTCCAAGTCAAATGAAAACAATTATAATCCTCTTATTACCAACCAGACGGGAGAAAATGTCTTCGCTTTTATGTATTCGCTATGGTATTATGGCCTTGAAAAAGAGCGTTGCGCCAACAACTCTCTCTTCAGATAACACCGTTTGACTGGTGGCTAGTTTGGTTATCTTGTCGCTGATTATCAGAACCAATGTTGCAAATGATAATGCAAACATCAATGCCTCAAACACAGACATGCTTATTCCTTTCCAGGAGAAAGCCATAGATCAACATAGGCATCACCTCTTTCTTAAAGGCTAGCCACCGCATAAACTATACTATCTTTGTCAGTATACTACAAACTGAAAATCCAAACCTTAATTTTTAGATTTTCATGTTATTTTTAATGATGCAAAAACGGAAAAGCCTGCGAGTTCCTCACTCCATACTTTTCCGTTTTTTGCTAAGATTAAAAAGAATGATTAATGATCAAATCAACAAAATCCCTCAGCTCAAGCTTTTTATAGCTTTTCCACTAATGCTTCTAATTCATTCAATCGTTGTTCAAACATAGCCATCGCATCTTCAATGTAAGCAGCTTCTGTCATATCGACACCCGCTTTTTTCATTACTTCTACTGGATAATCGCTATTTCCTGATTTTAGATAAGTTAGGTAAGCATCTAACGCACCTGGTTCTTTATCCCAGATTTTTTTCGCTAAAGCAGATGCCGCAGAGAAACCAGTTGAGTATTGATAGACATAATAATTATAGTAAAAATGAGGGATACGTGCCCACTCATATTTGATCTCCGGATCTTTCTCAACAGCTGGACCATAATATTTGGCATTTAATTCGCCATAGCTTTCACTTAGATATTCACTAGTCAAAGGTGTTCCTTTTGCATCTTCTTGATGCATGAAATGTTCAAACTCAGCAAATTGTGTTTGACGGAAAATCGTGCCTTTGAAGCCATCTAAATAATGATTCAACACATAGGCGCGGACACGAGGATCTTCTTCGGTCGCTAATAAATGTTCAGTCAAAATATTTTCATTTGTAGTTGAGGCAATCTCTGCTAAAAAGATTGAGTAATCACCGTAGACGAAAGGTTGATTCGAACGTGTGAAATAGCTGTGAACACTATGTCCCATCTCATGGACCAACGTGAATAATTGATCCAACGTGTCATGCCAGTTCATCAAGATGTATGGATTTGTATCATAGCTGCCAGAAGAATAAGCGCCACTGCGTTTTCCTTTATTTTCAACCACATCGATCCAACGGCTTGAAAAAGCTTCTTTGACAACCGCAAGATATTCTTCGCCCATTGGTGCAAGTGATTCAATCGCTTTTTCCACTGCTTCTTCATACGTGAATTTGATTGGCGCTTCACCTAATACTGGGGTATATAGATCGTACATGTGTAATGTATCTACGTCCAATAAACGTTTACGTAATTCCATATAACGATGCAATAGTGGCAAATGTTTGTTTACAACAGTCACCAATGTGTCATACACACTTTCAGGGATATGGTTATTACTCAATGATGCTTCTCTTGCAGAAGTGTAGTTACGTGCTTTTGCTTTGAAATTATGCCCTTTGATATGTGTGCCAAGCGTAGAAGCAAAGGTATTTCTAAATTGCTCATATACGCTGTATAGACCTTTAAATGCCGCTTCACGTACTTCACGATCGGTACTCTCTAATAGTTGACCATATACACCATGTGACAGCTGGATTTTTTCACCATTTTCACCAGTGATCGTTGGGAACTCTAAGTCAGCATTATTTAATACTGCAAACGTACTACTTGAGGCGCCAAAAATTTCTCCAGCTCCAGCAAGTAACGCTTCTTGGTCCGCTGATAAGACGTGTTTGCGGTTATCGACCATTTGTTTGACGTAATGACGATAAACCTCTAATTTTGGCTCTTCTTCAAAATAGCGCCAAATTTGCTCGTCAGAAAGTTGTAGTACTTCTGGCTCATACCAAGCAATCGCTTCACTGACTTTTGAAAGTAAGCTTCCTGCGCGTGCGTATAGTGCTTGATACGTTGTGTTTGTCGTATCTTGGTCATTTTTCAAATGGGAATAGACATAAATAAGCTCAACTTTACGATACATCGCTAAGACAAATTCAAGCGCATCCAAAAATGCTGTTGCGCCATTACCCAATGTACCTTTGTAATGCTCAGAATTTTTTAATTCTTCAGTCAATTCTTGGTATTTTTTATCAAATTCTTGATCACTTGAGAAGATCGGTGTTAGATCCCACGTCAATTTCTCAGGCAAATCTTCTCTTTTTGGTAACTTTGTTGTTTCGCTCATCTGTTCCACTCCTTTTGATCATCTTTGTAACCAGACTTATTTTCCTAGAAAATATCAGTTACTTTTTTATTTACTCTCTTGAGTTTATCATAACTCCTTAATGTTTTGTATAGAGAATTCTTCTCCTATTTTTCTACCAATCGTTTACATTCCTCATAAAATAAACGATAAATGTTTTCCTCCTCGATCAAAGGAAATAACCACTCGCTTTTATACTCCTTGATTTTTTGATACCATGTATTGAAATAACTTGTTGTTAAATCAGTCTTTTTACTTATAACCTGTGAAAACAACAGCCGATAAAAGAAGACTTGTTCAGTAAAAAAGAAAAAGAAATCACTTTCTTCGTAGATCCATGATTCAAGATAAAGCAAGTGCTTCTTTCTTAGGTAACATTGTTCTTGCACTGCTAATACTCTTTTGTTTTTGCGAAGAATTTGTTTTGCTAACCAGTCTTTTGTTTTCACTGAATGAGCGTTTGTTGCTTTTCGCAAAGATTCACTTCCTCGTTCTAACACCGTTAATAGATCCTTCTCAAAAAAGGCCCAAGAAAACCGTTCAAATCTGATCTTTCCCGATAAATCTGTAATGATCTGACTATATAAGTAAATCATCTGTGTGGACCAATCGATTTGCCAAAAATGAAGACCTCGTAAATGGTCGTAGTAACAGAACTTTTTTTCTGGAATCAACCGATCTTTCTTTTTGAAAAACTTCATTCCTAACAGCCACCAGACAATATAACCATTTGCTTGATAGTTGGTTGTCCGTTCAATCATTCGAGTATAGGATAGTTGCGAACATTGAATCTCAAACACATGATGTCCAGCTATAATGTCAGCTCGTTGTGCCAATGGTGATAAATAACCTTCCATCTCTACTCTTGGATAGCTTTTTTTTAACCAGCCAAAACATTGTTTTTTCAGATAAAGATGTTCTTCAGATTCTGCCTCACTGAACACTTGGCAGTTCGTTGGATCATGATGAGAAAAATGGGCGATTCTTTTCTTTCCTCTTTTTAAAAAGACTTGATTCCCACAACTTGGACAATAGTACTTGCGCTCTTTTCTCGCCTCAGTTGCTAAAAAAACAGAACCTTCTTTGTCTTTTGCAAGCAGCATCTACTCACTCCCTTTCACTGGGTAAATACGCAAGCCATTAAAATCATACTCATACTAGTAAGCAATTTTAGAAATGGTGCAAAAAAAATTGACATTAGAGCCACTCTACCCTCTAAACTATAAAAGTAGTCATCTAAATAAATTTAGTTGTATCTATTAATAGAGCGAGGGAGCAAAACATATGTTAGATAAACAAATATATAGAAAATTATTTTCGGAATCTTTTTCAATCCCTATAGAAGTAACCTATTGGGATGGCAGTAATGAGAGATACGGATCACCAACGACAGATTTAGCAGCATCAATTACTTTTAATGAAGAAATAGCTATCAAAGAAGTGATCAACAATGCATCGATTACTTTTGGAGAAGCATACATGAATAAGAAAATTGAAATAAATGGGAACATCCAAAAAATTATTGCTGATGCTTATCTTCAACAAAATAGCTTCTTGCGATCACGTAAATATATGAAATTCCTACCTAAATTAGCTAGACACACCAAAACACAGAATAAAAAGGATGTTGAACATCACTATGATTTAGGAAATGATTTTTATCGCTTATGGCTAGATCCCACATTGACTTATTCATGTGCATACTTCAAAAATCCTGAAGACTCACTAGAAACTGCTCAATTAAATAAAATTGGACGTATCTTAGATAAATTATTTATAAAAAAAGGGGATACCTTACTTGATATAGGATGTGGTTGGGGAACATTGATTCTTAAAGCAGCGAAGGAATACCATGTGAAATCAACTGGGGTTACATTGAGTAGCGAACAATATCACTATATTAAACAAAGGATAAAAGAAGAAAAATTAGAAGATAAATGTGAAGTGATTTTAGCAGATTATCGTGAACTAAAAGGGAAAAAATTTGATCATATAACAAGTGTCGGAATGATTGAACATGTTGGTCAAGACGGGTTGAATGAATACTTTATGAGTATTGATCAATTACTAGCAGAAAAGGGAACAGCACTTATCCATGGCATCAGCAGGCAACAAGGCGGAGCAACGAATGCTTGGTTGAACAAATACATCTTCCCGGGGGGATATGTTCCTGGGGTCGTAGAATTGGTTGATACAATCACTACAAATAATCTTCATGTTATTGATCTCGAAAGCTTGAGAAGAGATTATCAACTGACATTAGAACATTGGATAAGTAACTTCCATGCAGTCAAAAAAGAAGTGATTTCTATGAAGGGAGAAACTTTCTATCGGATGTGGGATCTATATCTACAAGCCAGTGCAGCCGGGTTTCAATCAAGTAATATTGATGTAGTGCAATATTTAATCGTAAAACCTGCTAATAACGAGATTCCCATGCGTCGTATATAGTTAATGGTACGTGTCTATTTACTTTGATCTCGTTTATAACATAGAAAATCCGGAAGAAAAGTTGTTTCACTTTTCTTCCGGATCTTTTTCGATTAAACGCTTCATTCATTATTGATAACGAATTATTTGGTCAAGCAGAGACTCTATATGTTTTTTGTCTCAG from Enterococcus sp. DIV1094 includes these protein-coding regions:
- the abc-f gene encoding ribosomal protection-like ABC-F family protein, translated to MEALAVKLKDIEISYDGKEILAIKKQAIYENARIGIVGDNGSGKSTLLKLLAGEIDAEKGRVDRRVDFHYFAQIEALEQNPIAEIDFELLSRFQVPDQTAHFSGGEETKYRLAQVLSTYTPGILLDEPTTHLDQRSVQMLIEELRYYYGTLIFVSHDRLFLNELADKIWEVSEQTIKEYQGNYDDYLKQKEQEAIAQENAHDDYLRERKKLENSIIKKEQQAKKLAQSANQKSRSNKNSRKPDRLSGTKQKESSQKSVMRAAKSIEKRLEKLTEVASVQKDRPIDFPQSKTTVLHNKFPVAGESVTLRYEEKILLDQVDFAFDRGKKIAIIGSNGSGKSSLLRHILQQKNGVKVSPKVIFAVYEQMDYHLVEDVSVLQYLLRQTEYPESLIRSMLHHLAFSSETIHRSVCALSGGEATRLSLAVLFAKPSNVLILDEPTNFIDLRTMNALAYFLKQYHGTVLFTSHDPYFVQQVADQIYEINDQKLIRRD
- a CDS encoding zinc-dependent alcohol dehydrogenase family protein, producing MKATVFLEPGKMAIKEIPKPELQRENEAIIRVVRASVCGSDLWWYRGISKKEAGSSAGHEAIGVVEEVAKDVTNVQPGDFVIVPFTHGCGECEACLAGFDGDCLSDTSGSTGYQAEYIRYRNANWGLVKIPGKPEDYSEDMLNSFVTLADVMATGYHAAVSAEVKEGDTVVVIGDGAVGLCGVIGAKLLGASRIIAMSRHEDRQKLALTFGATDIIAARGEEAIAEVMKMTGAGADAVLECVGTQQAVETAVKVGRPGAVVGRVGVPHVDELDTNALFYRNIGLRGGIAAVTTHDRASLLEAVLSNEIEPGKVFTQQFELDQIQAAYEAMDERKAIKSLLVIS
- the pepF gene encoding oligoendopeptidase F, producing the protein MSETTKLPKREDLPEKLTWDLTPIFSSDQEFDKKYQELTEELKNSEHYKGTLGNGATAFLDALEFVLAMYRKVELIYVYSHLKNDQDTTNTTYQALYARAGSLLSKVSEAIAWYEPEVLQLSDEQIWRYFEEEPKLEVYRHYVKQMVDNRKHVLSADQEALLAGAGEIFGASSSTFAVLNNADLEFPTITGENGEKIQLSHGVYGQLLESTDREVREAAFKGLYSVYEQFRNTFASTLGTHIKGHNFKAKARNYTSAREASLSNNHIPESVYDTLVTVVNKHLPLLHRYMELRKRLLDVDTLHMYDLYTPVLGEAPIKFTYEEAVEKAIESLAPMGEEYLAVVKEAFSSRWIDVVENKGKRSGAYSSGSYDTNPYILMNWHDTLDQLFTLVHEMGHSVHSYFTRSNQPFVYGDYSIFLAEIASTTNENILTEHLLATEEDPRVRAYVLNHYLDGFKGTIFRQTQFAEFEHFMHQEDAKGTPLTSEYLSESYGELNAKYYGPAVEKDPEIKYEWARIPHFYYNYYVYQYSTGFSAASALAKKIWDKEPGALDAYLTYLKSGNSDYPVEVMKKAGVDMTEAAYIEDAMAMFEQRLNELEALVEKL
- a CDS encoding competence protein CoiA, whose product is MLLAKDKEGSVFLATEARKERKYYCPSCGNQVFLKRGKKRIAHFSHHDPTNCQVFSEAESEEHLYLKKQCFGWLKKSYPRVEMEGYLSPLAQRADIIAGHHVFEIQCSQLSYTRMIERTTNYQANGYIVWWLLGMKFFKKKDRLIPEKKFCYYDHLRGLHFWQIDWSTQMIYLYSQIITDLSGKIRFERFSWAFFEKDLLTVLERGSESLRKATNAHSVKTKDWLAKQILRKNKRVLAVQEQCYLRKKHLLYLESWIYEESDFFFFFTEQVFFYRLLFSQVISKKTDLTTSYFNTWYQKIKEYKSEWLFPLIEEENIYRLFYEECKRLVEK
- a CDS encoding SAM-dependent methyltransferase, which encodes MLDKQIYRKLFSESFSIPIEVTYWDGSNERYGSPTTDLAASITFNEEIAIKEVINNASITFGEAYMNKKIEINGNIQKIIADAYLQQNSFLRSRKYMKFLPKLARHTKTQNKKDVEHHYDLGNDFYRLWLDPTLTYSCAYFKNPEDSLETAQLNKIGRILDKLFIKKGDTLLDIGCGWGTLILKAAKEYHVKSTGVTLSSEQYHYIKQRIKEEKLEDKCEVILADYRELKGKKFDHITSVGMIEHVGQDGLNEYFMSIDQLLAEKGTALIHGISRQQGGATNAWLNKYIFPGGYVPGVVELVDTITTNNLHVIDLESLRRDYQLTLEHWISNFHAVKKEVISMKGETFYRMWDLYLQASAAGFQSSNIDVVQYLIVKPANNEIPMRRI